In Lacinutrix sp. Bg11-31, the DNA window CATACACTTGGGATTTGTGGGCTGCTGCTTATATTATGGGAGGATGCTTTGATGACTGTTTTTCAGACTTTTGAGGTTGGCTAATTGATTAAGGAAAGGAAATATTTGAAAATGCGATGCAAAATATAGAGACTCTTGTTCAACTTGAACACGAATGGATAATGACGATTGGGAAAGATTGAGTTATGCACCAAGGGATGTTTATGAGAAAAAAACTGGTGGAGATGAAATGCCGAATGGAATAAAAGAAAATTTTTAAAATTATTGGAGCAGAATGGGAAGAAGAAGATGATGTGTTAAAAGCGAAATATGCAAAACTTCACGCAAAGTGGGAAATTGAATAAATAAAAACTGCGGCTAACAATGGCAATAATTAATACGGGTTTTGGAACTTAATCTTAAGTTTAGAACTTTTAACTAAGTCCGTCAAATCTTTTGATTTGGCTTTTAAAAAAGAAAAGATAAAACGAAATAAAAAGTTTTGGCTAAGTGCTTTATCGAAAGTTAACTGCTTTTAATTCCCGTACTAACCATAGCCGAGACGTTAGGCAAAACCAAGAAAAAACGCTCTCAGATTTGATTCTGAGAGCGTTTTTTAATTTATCTATCCACATATCAATTTTTTCTAAGTAAGAGTGGGTAAATTATCTATAGCGATTCGCTATTACATCATGCCTGGCATACCTCCACCCATTGGCATTCCGCCAGCAGGAGCATCTTCTTTAATATCAATTAAAGCACACTCGGTAGTTAATATCATTCCGGCAACAGAAGCAGCGTTTTCTAATGCAATTCTAGTTACTTTTTTGGGATCGATAATACCAGCTTTAAGCATATCTACATATTGTTCAGATTTAGCATCGTAACCAAAGTCTTTTTTACCTTCAGATACTTTGTTTACTACAACACTACCTTCTCCACCTGCATTCTCTACAATTGTTCTTAAAGGCGCTTCAATAGCACGTGCAACAATTTGTATTCCTGTAGTTTCGTCTAAGTTTTCTGTAGTAATTTTACCTAAAACGGCTTTTGCTCTCACTAAAGCAACACCACCACCTGCAACAATACCTTCTTCCACAGCTGCTCTTGTAGCATTTAAAGCATCGTCAACACGATCTTTCTTTTCTTTCATTTCTACTTCACTAGCTGCACCAACATAAAGTACTGCAACACCACCTGCTAATTTAGCAAGACGTTCTTGTAGTTTTTCTTTATCGTAGTCGCTAGTTGTAGATTCTATTTGAGATTTAATCTGGTTAACACGATTTTTAATTAAATCTTTATCTCCAGATCCATTAACAACTGTAGAGTTGTCTTTGTCTATAGTAATACGTTCTGCAGTACCAAGCATTTCAATTGAAGCGTTTTCAAGAGTAAATCCTCTTTCTTCAGAAATTACAGTTCCTCCAGTTAAAATAGCAATATCCTCTAACATTGCTTTACGTCTGTCTCCAAAACCTGGTGCTTTTACAGCAGCAATTTTTAAAGAACCACGTAATTTATTAACTACTAAAGTTGCTAATGCTTCACCATCTACATCTTCAGCAATAATTAATAAAGGCTTTCCTGTTTGTGCAACTGGTTCTAAAATTGGCAATAAATCCTTCATTGTAGAAACCTTTTTGTCATATAATAATATGTAAGGATTCTCTAAATCAGCAATCATTTTTTCGCTATCTGTTACAAAGTAAGGAGATAAGTAACCTCTGTCAAACTGCATACCTTCAACTACTTCTACATACGTATCAGTACCTTTAGATTCTTCAACAGTAATAACACCTTCTTTTCCAACTTTACCAAAAGCTTTAGCAATTAAATCACCAATAAGCTCATCGTTATTTGCAGAGATTGAAGCTACCTGCTTAATCATTTCAGAAGAGTTTTTAACCTCTTTAGCTTGTTTTCCTAAATCTTCAACAATAGCTTTTACCGCTTTGTCGATACCACGTTTTAAATCCATAGGATTTGCACCTGCGGCAACATTTTTTAAACCTTCTTTTACAATTGCTTGCGCTAAAACAGTTGCAGTTGTAGTACCATCACCAGCTAAATCGTTAGTTTTAGAAGCTACTTCTTTTACCATTTGAGCTCCCATATTTTCTAATGGGTTTTCTAACTCAATTTCTTTTGCAACACTAACACCATCTTTAGTAACAATAGGCGCTCCAAAAGAACGGCTAATAATTACGTTTCTTCCTTTTGGTCCTAAAGTTACTTTTACTGCATTTGCTAATGCATCTACACCACGTTTTAATCCGTCGCGAGCTTCTATATCAAATTTTATGCTTTTTGCCATGTTATTCTATTTTGTCATTCCTGCTAAAGCAGAAATCTATGTTAATTGAAATTATTTTTTGTTGAATGAATTCCTGTTTTAGCAGGAATAAAAGATTAAATGATTGCCATTATATCTTCCTCACGCATCATTAAATAGTTTGTACCTTCTAACTTAATTTCAGAACCAGAATACTTTCCGTAAAGTACAGTATCTCCAACTTTAACAGTAAGTGGTTCGTCTTTTTTTCCGTTTCCAATAGCTACAACAGTACCTTTATGTTGTTTCTCTTGTGCGCTATCTGGAATATATAGTCCAGAAGCAGTTTGCGTTTCAGCAGGAAGTGCTTCAACTAGTACACGATCTGCTAGTGGTTTAATGTTTATTTTGCTCATGTTATTTTTATTTAGCCTGTTTAGAATACAGGCGGTTCGTTATTTTTATACTTTATAGATAAGCTAAAAATGTGCCATTACAAAGTAACTGACAAACTTACAGATTATATGCTGTAGCTATTAGAAACAAAAAATGCCAACTGTTAAGTTGGCATTTTTTTATAATATTATATTGGTGATATTAGTTGTCATCTTCTGTTTCTTGAGTTGTATTGTCTACAGCTGGTGCAGGTGCAGGTGTTACAGGTACTGTTATAGCATTTTCATCTAAGGCCTTAGAATCTCCTGTTGCTCCAGCACGTGGAATAGATAAGCTAGACACTAAAATTAATGCCACTAAAATAGTAGCTAATGTCCAAGTACTTTTATCTAAAAAGTCTGTTGTTTTCTTCACTCCTCCTAATTGCTGTGTTCCACCTCCTCCAAAAGAAGAAGATAATCCTCCACCTTTAGGGTTTTGTACCATTATTACTACTATTAGTAAAAAGGCAACTATAACAATTAGTATTAAAAATATTGTAAACTGTCCCATTATTCCTTGTTATTTTGTTCTTGTAATTCGTTTATTGCTTTAATTTGGTCTGCAAAGAAACCACTTTTTTCTGGATATTTCAAACTTAATATTTTATAAGATTGAATTGCTTTTTTATAGTTCTTTTGTTCAAGATAAATACGCGCTAAAGTCTCAGTCATTAAGGCTTCAGGCTGAATCATTTGCGCTTTAGCGATATTGTGATTTGATGTTGCAGTTTTTTTTGCGACTAACTTTGGGCTCTTTTCAATAAATTTTTCGATAAGATCAAACTTTTTAGCTTTAGCTAATGATCTAACAGATTTTTTAGATTTTTTTTCTTCGGAAGAACTCTTGCTAGATTTTACTTCACGATCAATAGGAGTAAAGCGGGTTAAAGTTAACCACTCGTTAAAAGAATGTGTCTCAACTTTTTCAAACTGAAGCGGTTTCCCAATGTTTAAGACGTCTTCTGCTTTTATTAGTTCGTCAGCTTTTTTGGTTTTAACTTCATTTTTAAAACTTGCAACTTGTTCTGTGTCTATTTTTGGCTGAAATAAATCAGGATCTAAAGTGTATTTAGTGTCTTCAATTTGCTGTTTTAAAATAGTGTCTATTTCTACACTTTTTTGAATTGAAATATTTTCTGCATGAACCTCTATATCTAGTAAATTAGCGGTGTTTTGTTTAATAAACTGTGATACTTCGTTTTGAGTAAATGTTTCAGAAGTAATAAAATCAAACAAAATACTTCTATCTGTAGTATAAGCTGCAGTAGTTTTTAAAGCATTGTTGTATTTAAAACTATCAGCATTTTTTAAACCTTTAATATAGAGTGCTCTCGCAGATTGAAAATAAGGAAAGGCTTCCACA includes these proteins:
- the groL gene encoding chaperonin GroEL (60 kDa chaperone family; promotes refolding of misfolded polypeptides especially under stressful conditions; forms two stacked rings of heptamers to form a barrel-shaped 14mer; ends can be capped by GroES; misfolded proteins enter the barrel where they are refolded when GroES binds) translates to MAKSIKFDIEARDGLKRGVDALANAVKVTLGPKGRNVIISRSFGAPIVTKDGVSVAKEIELENPLENMGAQMVKEVASKTNDLAGDGTTTATVLAQAIVKEGLKNVAAGANPMDLKRGIDKAVKAIVEDLGKQAKEVKNSSEMIKQVASISANNDELIGDLIAKAFGKVGKEGVITVEESKGTDTYVEVVEGMQFDRGYLSPYFVTDSEKMIADLENPYILLYDKKVSTMKDLLPILEPVAQTGKPLLIIAEDVDGEALATLVVNKLRGSLKIAAVKAPGFGDRRKAMLEDIAILTGGTVISEERGFTLENASIEMLGTAERITIDKDNSTVVNGSGDKDLIKNRVNQIKSQIESTTSDYDKEKLQERLAKLAGGVAVLYVGAASEVEMKEKKDRVDDALNATRAAVEEGIVAGGGVALVRAKAVLGKITTENLDETTGIQIVARAIEAPLRTIVENAGGEGSVVVNKVSEGKKDFGYDAKSEQYVDMLKAGIIDPKKVTRIALENAASVAGMILTTECALIDIKEDAPAGGMPMGGGMPGMM
- a CDS encoding co-chaperone GroES; its protein translation is MSKINIKPLADRVLVEALPAETQTASGLYIPDSAQEKQHKGTVVAIGNGKKDEPLTVKVGDTVLYGKYSGSEIKLEGTNYLMMREEDIMAII
- the secG gene encoding preprotein translocase subunit SecG gives rise to the protein MGQFTIFLILIVIVAFLLIVVIMVQNPKGGGLSSSFGGGGTQQLGGVKKTTDFLDKSTWTLATILVALILVSSLSIPRAGATGDSKALDENAITVPVTPAPAPAVDNTTQETEDDN